A stretch of DNA from Virgibacillus proomii:
CACCAATAATCGCTTTCTCTGGTGTAAACCAACCCTCTCTATATGCTGTAAACGCGCCTCCCTTTAGAGCATCGCCATCTACAGCCCCATATCCATACATATTATATGTTGTTTTTATTTGAGTTAGTTCTTTCCTATTTTTTGATGTAACCAACACTAGATTACCATTTTTATTCTTTCCTACTTCAATCCCATTTGCTAAATCCGAACGACCGTTTCCTGTTTCTAACAAAGCATGTGACAATAAATAAATATCGCTTATTCCATGTGTTCTACTTGCATCTATAAAGGCTTGCCCTTTTCCTTCTAATATTCCTTTCCCTTTTAAATAATTATTTAAAAGAGTAACTGATGCATTACTTGTTTTTGAGAGATCTAAAAACTGAAATCTAAGTATCGTGTCATTTATAAAGTTATTAGGGTTAAGGTAGTACAACACATCATTTTTACTAGCGTCTACCCAACCAGCACCTTGAAATTCAATTTGATACCAATCACCTATTTTACTTAACACCTTAACCTTTGTCCCACGAGTAAGTTTACCGACAACTTTTTTTGATGTGGCAGGACCTGTTCTTACATTTAAAACATCAGCAGTTACTTCATTCTTATTATTTATATACTTTGCTGAAACATAAGCATATGGTTTATCAGTTTGCGGCGGAGTTGATAATGCCATTTGCATTTTAACTGCTTCTTCCAATGTAAGATTATATCTCGAATAATATATACTGTCAGCAGCTATAAATGATTTATGCAACCATACTGTCTTACCATTAAGCTGTCCGCGATACCAGATATTGTTTCCTACTTTTTCGGTTAAGTCTACTTTAAATTGCATACCCGCATATGGTGACATATCTTTATATACTAGATTTTTACTGCCTCCCCATGCTGTGTCGTACGCACTTCCGGTTCCTTTAAAATAAAGCGTCTTTGCTTTCCTATCTACTCCGGTATGATTGTGAGTGGAAAGGTCGGATGCCTTTACCCAGCCTACTACACCTTTGGTAGAACTTGGCTGTTTACTAATTAAATAGTAAGTATTACCCTGATAGGTTGTCTGTGCTTTAATATAGTAAACCGCATTGGTATACGTGGATCCTGCTTGCTTGGAAGAAGAAAAATTATCATTATATATTTTTACCTTACTGCTTCGAATATGTCCTAATTTACTTATGGTAATTTCTGATCTGAGGTAAGAAGAATGTAACCAAATTGTCTTACCATTAAGCTGTCCGCGATACCAGGTATTGTTTCCTACTTTTTCGGTTAGGTCTACTTTAAATTGCATACCCGCATATGGTGACATATCTTTATATACTAGATTTTTACTGCCTCCCCATGCTGTGTCGTACGCACTTCCGGTTCCTTTAAAATAAAGCGTCTTTGCTTTCCTATCTACTCCGGTATGATTGTGAGTGGAAAGGTCGGATGCCTTTACCCAACCTACAACGCCTTTTATAGAACTTGGTTGTTTACTAATTAAGTAATAGATTTCATTGTTTACTTTTGCCTGCAACTTAATGTAGTATACAGCATTGGTATATGTACTACCAGCTCTAAAGGCTTCAGCATTATCAGCATTTGGATAAATTTTTACATTTTCATGTCTAATATGCCCTAATCTACTAGTTTTACTTTTATTTACTAACGACAAATTCAATTTGTTAGAAACAGACTCTGTTTCAATATTATTTTTTTGCGGTTCTTCCTTGTCAATAGTTTTTCCATTTTGTAACTCTTCTTTATTAACAGTTACTTCATTTTCTTCATGTATTTCTTCTGCTTGACTTTTACTTTCTCTTACGCTTTCTTCTACACTATCAATTTCATCTTTTTTTGCATCTTCACTTTCGATTAAGGTATCCTCATTAGCCTTATCATCTGATTGTATATTCACCTCCTGTTTATCTGGTACTTGTGAAGAGTCTTGAACCTCTACTTCACTGGTTGCGCCCGCAAAATGTTGTGGACTAATAAAGCTCCACAATATGAGTGCAACAATTAATAAAACCGATAGTTTCCTCATTCTACTCCCCCCTATATTATTTGCTCGGGTTTACATCTTATATCGGTTAGTCTAATAACTTATTAAGAGCAAACTAAACAATTATATAATAACATATTTTTTTTTATATAAGTTCAGACTTTTAGTATTTTGAAATTATTGACTGAACTTTGGCGCCATTCACTTTTTTGAAATATGATTATATCCTTCTTTTCCTACGATAGAAAAGATCTGTTTTGCACAGTCCATCTGAAGTTACATACTATCAACTTTCGTTCCATTTAAGAAGCTTTAGCTTTCTTAAAGCATACAAATGTAGAAAGTATCAAAAACATTAAATTCTACGAAATATTGTTTTATTTTATTCTACAAATTTCATAGATATTTAACATTTTATTCACATTTTACTTTGATTTGTTTCAATATTTTTGATAGAGTTAATTGTAAAGTTTATTTTTAAAAAAATATTGTCATATTTTTCAAACTAAACAGTCAAAACGAACGAATACTTAACTACGGTTCGCTTAATTTTAAAGGTCTTGCTTATTAAGCTATTGTTAACTAATTGTAAATACAAAGTAAATTAATTATAGTATAATATATTTATCATGTTTATGATATGGAGGTTTTAAAATGAAGAAAGTAATTACTTACGGAACTTTTGATTTACTGCATATAGGTCATATAAATTTACTACGTCGCGCAAAGGAGTATGGGGACTACTTGGTGGTTGCCATTTCAGCAGATGAGTTTAATGCTCTAAAAGGAAAGAAAGCATACTACACTTTTGAACAAAGAAAGGCTATCTTAGAAGCCATTCGCTATGTAGATGAGGTTATCCCGGAGTATACGTGGGAACAAAAAATAGAAGATGTTAAAAAACACGATATTGATGTATTTGTTATGGGGGATGACTGGACAGGTAAATTTGACTTTTTAAAGGAGTACTGTGAAGTCATTTATTTACCAAGAACAGTCGGAATCTCAACAACTAAAATTAAAACTGATTTGAACATGGCGAAAAATGGCTAAAGAAATTATTATAAGCGTATACTTATTTGTTTTCCGTATACTCTTTAATTTCTTTAAGATATTTCCACTGAAAAGAAAGACTGTTGGTGTGGCTACTTTTGGAGATAATATTTTCTATACAATGGAAGCAATGACGAAATTATCCAATGAAGAAATGGTTATACTAAAAACGGCTTCATGTAAATATCGCTTTAACGGACTAAATACAACCGTCATTCCTTTTACTTTACGTCATCCAATTGCCTATATTCAATCGATCTATCATCTTGCAACAGCTACTACAATTTTAGTAGATACGTATTACGGTTTTTTGGCTGCTAGCAATTTTAGACAAGATGTGACATGTATTCAACTATGGCATGCAGGTGGAGCCATAAAGCAATTTGGCTTATTGGATCCTAGTAATAAGGTTAGATCCCAAAAAGCAATTAAACGTTTTAAACAAGTATACAGTAAATTTGATTATACTGTAGTAGGTTCCGAAATGATGGCTAAGACTTTTAAAGAAAGCTTTGGTCTGACTGATAACCGCATCCTTCGAACTGGAATACCGCGGTCTGATGTTTTATTTGATTATTCAATGAAGGAACATGTTTACAATGAAATGGTAGAAAAACATCCAAGCATTAAAGATAAGAAAATTATATTATACGCACCTACATTTCGCAGTAATCAACTGTCCAATTACCAATCGCAATTAAATATAGATAAATTGTATCGTGAACTTTCAGATGAATATGTTCTTTTTATAAAACCACATCCTGCAATAACCTATAAAATTAGTGAACAATATGAAGGCTTTGTATATGATGTATCGGATTTCTATGATACGAATCAGCTCTTGCTGATTGTAGATCTATTAATCACAGATTATTCTTCCATCCCATTTGAATTTGCATTGCTGCAAAAGCCAATGGTCTTTTTCGCGTATGATATGGAAGAATACAGAATTAAAAGTGGGCTAATTAGCGATTATGAACATCAAGTCCCTGGTCCCGTAGTATTTTCAACAGAAGCTATTATCTTGGCAATTAAAAACAATAAGTTCGATTATAAAAGAATTCAAGAATTTGCAAATACATGGAATGAATATTCAAAAGGAAATTCTAGTATTCACTTAGCAAAATACATTACACGTACAGAAGAAACAAAGAAAGAAAAAGTTATTATCTAGCACCTTCGTTAATCAGGGTGCTTTTTTAATGTTTAAAAAGATGAAAGGCAGTTACATGTATGTGCAATTTTTATCCCCGCTTTTATTTAAGTTCATTAATAGAATACCATATAACCCCCCCTTCTACTGTTAAGTTTTCGTAAAAAATGTAAATTATCTGTAAACTTTACTGAAATTCTTTCTAAAATATACTACTATTGTTTTGTTTAAACAAATAATATTCTTTAATAGATTATGTACGTATTAGTTAGAACAAGGGCACTACTCAAAACAGCAACCTCATGGATAAATGAAGAGTATTGCGGGTAATTCAGATACCCATGATCATTAGCAATAACGGCAAAAGAAGAAGCAAGAATTATTAATACCCGACTTCTTACTGTAGAACAGCAAATGATGCTCTTGTTATATGGTTTGAAAGCTGTATCATATTTTCGAATGGATAGCTCTATTAGGTGCAAAAGTAAATCATTTTAATTGAGTTATCTACTCATAGAAAGCAAAAGACAAATAAGATACAATAAGATTTAATAGCTTTAGCCACTTAAAAAACATTAAATGCACCTAAATACATACTATTAGAAGACAACAAGAAGCATGTGTTCAAATGCACTTTACTTATACCAAAAGTTTGAGGTAATAAAGGTTTTAGATTCTTATTGTATATTTAATACAGATCAATTATTACTGATTAAAAATTAAACGGAGATTACAAATCAAAATTATCTTAATTCGACTGCTTAGAAGTTAAACTAATAAGTGAATCTTCATTCATTAGGGGGGCTTTCTTTCTCCCCTACTGATAGGAGCATAATAAAGGCTAAGATCGTGACATCTTGTTACAAACGCTTTTACGATCAACATCCTTGGAAAACAGCAATGTATTGCTATCGTAGCTTTCCATGTCCTTGAAAAATCGCGACGTTCATTCAAGAAGCATTCCTTATCCTTTAAAAATCGTGAAGTATCGCTGCCGTGATTTTTTCTTGACCTGGCACCCGAACAAATCAGGCTTTTAGGTTCTGTTATCTCCCATTCAGACTTCTTTGTATTATCTACAACCTTTGATAACGGGGGTCTTGTTGCCTCTTAGATACGGGGATAAATAAATTACAATTAAACACAAGTTCAAAATCACTGCGTTTTAATATATGTATGGATGGCTTCATCATGCATAAGATAATATTTAGACTGAATTTGAGCCAACTTTTGCTTAAGCATAAAGGAGTTTAATAAATATGAAATTTGTAACCATTATGAATGTACCTTTTTTAAATACTAATCAACGATCTTTCGTTTTGTTATTGCAAGAACGTATTGAGAAAAAGCAAAAAACTTTTGTTATTACGGCTAATCCTGAAATTGTAATGAGAGCTAATAAAAGCAGGGAACTAATGCAACATATTCAACTGGCTACTTTTGTCGTTGCTGATGGAATAGGAATTGTTAAAGCGGCTAAAATATTAAAACAACCTCTACCAGAACGAGTTACAGGTTACGATACAATGATCCAATTACTAAAAATTGCCAACAAAAATTCGTATAAAATTTTTCTAATTGGTGCGAAACAGAAAACATTAAAAAAAGCAATTGAAAAGATAAATACGGATTATCCGAATATTAAAATAGTTGGTTCCCAAGATGGCTACTTTAATTGGGAGGACAATGATATATCCGAACGAATCATGCAATTACAGCCAGATATAACTTTTGTTGCATTAGGTTCTCCAAAACAGGAAAAATGGATTGCTAACAATATTTCTTATTTTAAACATGGAATTTTCATAGGAGTTGGCGGTTCTTTTGATGTAATCTCCGGAACAGTGAAGCGTGCACCTGTATTATTTCAAAAATTAAACTTAGAATGGCTTTATCGCCTAATTAAGCAACCTAGTCGATGGAAACGGATGCTTGTTCTACCGCAATTTGCTATTAAAATTTTTAAACAGAAACTAAAGGGGAAAACTTCATGAGTAAATCAGCCTTTGTAAAGAGCACAATTTTACTAACGATTGCTACATTCATTTCAAAGGCTCTAGGCAGTATTTTTCGAATACCTTTACAAAATATAGCTGGTGATACGGTATTAGGTATTTTTAGTCTTGTTTATCCAGTCTACATGGTTTCTCTTACCCTTTCTGTGGCAGGAATACCAATCGCAATTTCAAAACTAATTGCCGATGCAAGAGCAAAAAATAACTTTACATATATTAAAGAAATCTACATGACAGCAAGTATACTTGCTTTACTTTTTGGAATCAGCAGTTTTATCCTTATTTATATCTTTTCGACTCCGATTTCTAATGCATTAGGAGGTACTTCTATTAAGCCAGCTTTACTAGTCGTAACTGCAACGTTACTAATAGCACCGTACATGGCTGTTTATAGAGGATACTTCCAAGGATTTGGGGATATGAGGCCAACAGCAATTTCACAGGTTATTGAACAGTTGGTACGAGTAGGATTAATTCTTATTACAGCATTTTACTTCGTGCAAAAAGAGGCTTCGGATGAAACTATAGGTGGATGGATTATGACTGGTTCCGTTGCAGGTGCGTTTATTTCCCTTTTTTATTTAAAGATCAGATATAAACGTTTTAACTTAAACCATTCTTCTAATAGAAAATACACTCTTCTGTTATTTTCAAAATGGAGTAAAAAAATACTAAAGCTTTCCATTCCTATTGCTATTGGTGCTATAACGATGGCTTTAATAAATTTTATTGATTCGTTCACTATCCCCTATGGATTACGGAGTATAGGAGTAAGTGAAAAAAATATTAACTATTTATATGGAATTTATGGACGAGGCCTCTCAATCGTTCAAATAGCAACCGTCTTTTCAACATCCATTGTATTACCACTAATACCTTTATTAACAAAAAAGGTAGCACAAGGGGATCGGGACGGCGCTCAAAACATTATTGAGAAAACTCAACGAGTAACACATATTATTTCATGGCCAGCAGCATTGGGACTTTTTAGTTTGACACTCCCTATAAATATTGCTTTGTTTACGGACTTACAAGGAAGCTGGGTGTTAGCTATTATTGGTTTCAGCTCTGTATTTACTTCCTTAACTATTTTAAGTACAGGAATTTTGCAAGGAATGAACTTAGCTAAATTAGCAGCCACCATTATTATATTTGGTGTACTAATAAAATCCATAGCAAATATTTATTTCATTCAGCTTTTTGGCTTAACCGGTGCCGCTCTATCAACTTTAATTGTTTACTTATGCTTATTTTTAATAAACTCCTTTTTTATTTATAAAAATCAACCTTTTTCTTTCATGAAATTAACCGTAGTAAAAATAATCTGCTCTTCAATTATAATGGGACTGGTTATAGCATTACCATTTCTATATATAAATATAGAAAACTGGTCACGCCTGCAAGCTTTACTATATCTAATCTTTGCAATTTTAGCCGGGGCTGGATTATATACATTGCAATTACTTATATTCAAGGTCGTTGATAGTTCAATTATAAAAGAAACAATAAAATCCATCTTTAAAATGGCTCATAAACCAGCTGGAAAGGATAATAAAAATATGTTTAAACGTAAATGGATATGGATGATCTTAACTGTATTATTAGTAATCACTTTGCCAAAGACCATGGAGAGAATAAACGTAGAATCTGAAAATAATACATATGAAATAGTTGTCCCATATGAAGAAGTTGAGAAGCTGGCCATTGAAGATGAAAGATTAACAATCGACTCTATTCTTACTTCTTTAAAAAAAGCTGGTTTAAACTCCGTCAGCATAACGCCAATCTCATTAAATTGGATGGAGGATCAAAGTATAATTAACATTTTTAGTGAACAGGAGCTAGCTAGTGCATTACTGTTTAGCGAGCAAAAAGGCGCTATTAATGTAAAGCAACAAGGCTATTATATTACACCACCGCAAGACCCCTATTTTAAAAATTTAATCGAAAAACTTTTACAACCAGCTACAATTTCGATAAAAAATCAAAACTTCTACTTTTTAAAAAAAGAAGAAGATATTTTATCGCATAACTTTGCATATAATCAAAAAATCATTGATAAAGTACATGAATATGACTTAAATCCCATTTTTAGAATTGAAAATTCAACGAAACCATTAAACCAAATAGTAATAAATCAACTTATTAATGTAAAAAATAAATATAATGCTAACATTTTATTTTCGGGCCAAGAAGTTATCGGTTACCCGAATATTAATAACTTAAAAAAATGGACAAACCAATTATCTAAAGTAGGGTATCATTTTTATGCTATCGAATTTAGTCTTCAAAGAGGAATACAGACCGTTGCTCGCCAAACCAATTATGATATGATTAGGCTCCATAGTATTAATTTGAACAATAAAACAATGGAACAAAACATCGACCAAGCTGCAAGAGCAGTAAAAGAAAGAAAAATACGTTCTATTTTCTTTCGTTTTGAAGATGGTGATGCTATTGCGAGTATAGAAAGTGCTAAACATTTTATTAAAAATGTCCATACAAAATTATCGCCAAATTACCATAGTGGTTCTCCATCAACTTTTAAGGAAATAAATATACCAAAATGGACCCAAATTGTTATTTTAATTTCAGGTATCCTCTTCACTGGATTAGAAGTATCAACACTTAGAAGTAGAATGCTTGTTATTGCTGCTAGTATATTTATGACCTGTTTAGCTATTTTATATCTAGTTAGCCAAAAATTATTATTACTGCAAGGATTTGCACTAATCATAGGTATAGTAGCGCCAATTTTTAGTATATTGTCTACAATGACGTTGCAGAGAACTACCATACGCTATATATCGTTACAATATTTAAAAGCTCTCAGTATTACCTTTGTAGGGATATTAATTGTCATCGGATTATTAAATGGAAACGAATTTATTACGGGATTTGAAATATTTAGAGGGGTTAAATTAGTATATATAGTCCCGATTGTTTTCATAAGCGTATATTTGCTTTGGAGAGAAGGTTTGAAGCTTTTAAACCAATCTGTGAAATACTGGCATCTTGCCTTATTATCTCTAATTGGCATAGTTGGATTATATTATATTACTCGTACAGGTAATAATGCTGCAGTAAGCAGCATTGAGCTAATGGTTAGAAGCTCGTTAGAAGAATTATTATATGTCCGACCAAGAACGAAGGAATTTTTAATAGGTTTTCCACTTTATCTGCTAGCTATTTATGTAATTAACTTCAAAAGCCTATTAGGAAAGTTACTATTAATACCTGGTGTAATTGGATTTTTATCAATTATGAATACTTTTACGCATATTCATATTCCTTTGCATATTTCATTATTAAGGTCAGCTTATAGTATAATAATTGGTTATGTTATTGGGCTGCTATTTATATTCTTATATAAAAAATGTGCACCTGTAGTTGAAAAATGGATTAGCAAGAGGTGGGCATAATGCATATCGTACTTTCTGGATATTATGGGTTTGACAATGTTGGAGATGAAGCAATACTATTTTCGATTATTCAGGCATTAAGAAAATTACAGCCGGATATAGAACTCACTGTTTTATCGCATCATCCTAAAAAAACATCAGAAATTTATGATGTTAAGTCCGTTAGTCGTAATAACATAAATAAAATTATCCAAGCGCTTAAAAAGTCTGATGGATTAATTAGTGGTGGAGGGAGCTTATTACAAGACAAAACAGGGCACTTTACAATTCCTTATTATTTAGGAATTATAAAGCTAGCAAAACTTTTAAATAAACCTGTTTTTATTTACGCTCAGGGAATGGGACCAATAAATGGATTCTTAAGTGAGTTGCTAGTTAAAGCAACTCTAAATAAAGTTGACCAAATTACCGTTCGTGATGAAGCCTCCCAACATTTATTAAAGGATATCGGAATTAAACAGCCGGCAAAAATTGTACCTGATCCTGTTTTAGGGTTAAATCCGCATGATTATAAACATAATTGGCAACCAATCAATGAACTTAACCAAGAAGAATTTATTACTGTAAGTGTGCGTAATTGGCATACTAAATATCCATTTAACGAAAAGCTTGCTCATTGTCTAGATCTACTTGTTAAAGATGGTTATGGAATTGTTTTTGTACCGATGCATGGCAAACATGATAAAATAAAATCGCAGGAGATTGCTAAAATAATGCAAGAAAAAAGCTATATATCACCTGCTGACACGCCTTTACAATCTAAAATTTCACTGATTGGGGATTCTAAACTCTTAATTGGGCTACGTCTACATTCATTAATTTTCGCAGCAATAAACTATACTCCTTTTGTAGCAATATCTTATGATCCAAAAATAGATGCTTTTGCTTCGCTATGTGAGCAACCAATAGGTGGAAATGTAGAGTCAGATAACTGGAATGGTCAAACATTATATCAACAAGTAAAAAATATGCTATCCAATTATGAGCGAAACACTGACATACTTAAAGAAAAAGTCCAGATTTTACAACATCTGGCTCGTAAGACACCAGAGCTAGCATTAAGTGTTTTTTCAAAAAAGGCATATTAATAACGAAGGCTTTCTTAACCAGAGCGTATTAGAATACTGGCTTTTGTTTTTCAGCAAGAACAAAAGCCAAGTGCTCAGTTAGCAATGTACATGTACAAACTCAAGATCTTCTAACGGGATAAAGTGAAACTTCATAGGAGTGTTTTTCTCCTTGAATGTTAGTTAAACCAATCGGGGATTTAGGATCCGGTTTTCTCAGCTTGTTCGCAACATCATTCGCTCATCTTTGAATGGAAAAAAATACGAATCCTTACATCCGGGATAAAGTGAAACTTCATTTCTTGGAACGCTTTTCCCCAAGAAATGTTAGATGTACCAATCGGGGATTTAGGATCCGTTTTTCTCAGCTTGCTTGCAACATCATTCGCTCATTTTTGAATGGAGAAAAATACGGATCCTTACATCCGGGATAAAGGAAGAGACTTGGATAAAACTAAAACAGCTTATTAAAAGACGAACCATAAATCGTCCTTGTACTATAGGAAAGTATAAAATTTTATGGTTTATAGTATAAGCAAAACTACGGCTTTCGCTAAGGAATTGGCGATAGCCCAAGCTTTTCTAATCTATAAGTAAGTTTTTAGCGTAGCCAACATATGTAGACTCCTGAGGGAATAGTTCAAGCCTCAGCTTCTTCGGAAAGCGAAATATGTTGACGTAGCGAGGATAGGATTTTTTAACACATATAAACCGAACAATTATAAGTGAATTGTTCGGTTTTTGCTATTTAGTATTTGCTTATGTCCCAATCCCTTCCTTTGGATTCCAACCGAACTGAGGTTAACTTATCGAAGGAAAAAGTTCGAAGTTTGCTAGCTGCTGCCGCCTGCTAGACGAAACGGATTTAGATTTACAGACATGAACAAATTTTTACATAATTAGTGTTCCAAATTATTCACGTTATTTGGAATTTTCATCTCCTATTCTTTTAAAATATCCTTATTGAGAATATAGACCGTAAAACAGTCCGTATTTTTGTATTGCATGCCAACCAAACTCCTCTGATTAAAGACATAAATAAAATGCGAACAAAACTTGAAGCTTTGTTCGCATTTTATTTAATATCTCTTAACAAGATATTTTCTTTCTTAGCACGATTTAAACTCAAATGAAACGGATCCATTTTTCCAAAGATAGACCAATAGAATGGTATAAACTTATATACAAGCCTAACGGTTAACCAGCTAAGTAAGCTTACAAGCACGAAAGTAACCAATTGCCAACTGTGATAGATTATCGGAGCTCCCGAACTAATTAATCCTCTAAAAATCATTAGAAATAATGGGTGTACTAAATAGATTCCAAATGAAGTTGCACCAATCTCCATAAAAATTAATTTAGTTTTTAAACTAAATGTTTTATTTGCTATATGTGCTAAATAAAACAGTAACAATCCAGCAAATAACGCGTGAGTCGCCCAGGCGAACTCTCCAAGATAATTACTTACCATTGTTGGAATGTTATTTGAAACAGAAGAAAATATATTCGTGCGCACAGCATACATATAACTGGTATAGAGAATTAATAATCCACCGTATCCAGTACCTATCACTATTAAGATACGATCTCTGAAGGTAGATTTTCTTAATTTAAGTTTAATTTCATTATAATATATACCAAGATAAGCCCCAATAAAATAAAAAGAAAGGTAAGAAAGTGAAACAGAATTTTTCCATGGAATATGAAAATAACTTTTATTTAATATGACCCATGCCCATTGTAATAATAACCCAATCCAGATAGCATGCTTTCTTAGAAATAAAGATTTTTTAAACAGGATTAAAAACAGTGGAAATAACAAATAAAGTTGAACACTGATAAAGACAAAGTATAAGTGTGTATGCGCCTTTCCTAAAGCTAATAAAGTAAAAAACCTACTAACTGCATAGGAGATACTAGAATAATCATAATATACATACATTTTTACGATAAAATAGATGAAAGAAAAAATAAAATATGGAATTAAAATGAACTTCAGCCTCTTCATATAAAACCGCTTCATTAATCCCATACTCCATTTTCTAGGGTAATAATTGTAAAACAATACAAAACTGCTTAACATAATAAATGTTGGTGTTCCTAATTTACCAGCTATATTAAAAAAGTTATATATTGGAAATAGCACTGAATCTGTAGGAATATTTGTTACTCCGCTTGATGAGGCATGAACTACCACCACTGCTAAAATGGCAAATGCTCTAGCAAGCTGTATTTCATCTAATGATGGCCTTTTTACTGTATTCACAAATATCACCCAAACTAATATAATTTACATATACAGGATTGCCGACTGTAAAATAAAACTTTATGCAGTGTGCTTTATCTCCTGTTGATTAAAGTAGAACAAAAGCTAAAATTTCGGCATCCTTGAAAACCACGATGGCAATTCAAGTAGCTTTCCTTATCCTTGAAAAACCGCGGTGTATCGCTGTCGTAGCTTTCCTTGTCCTTGAAAAAGAAATACGCTTTTTCTGCGTGCGGTGTATCGCTGTCGTAGCTTTCCTTGTTCTGCCGCTCCAAACAAATTAGGTATTTACGTATCGTTACCTCCTACTTAGACTTTTGCGTATTCTCAATGACTCAGAAGTAGAATCATATGTCACCTTAAATTCAGGATAACTGTAGTTGAAAAGCAAAATTTTACTTAGATGCCATCATTCATTTCGATTTTATCTTAGCTCCCTCAAGCCAATTTAAAACCGGTCGATATTTTTCACTAATAATACCTGTTAATTCTACTAGTAACTCTACCATAATTAATACCAAAACTATTATAATGACTGATCCCCACATCGCTGATCGCGTCAAGATAATCCCTGCTAAACTAAAGAAACCGCTAATAGCATATAGTAAGATCACTGTTTGCCTATGTGTATATCCCATTTTTATGATACAGTGATGTAAATGGGATTTATCCGGTGAGGACAATGGTTTCTTATGAATAATTCTACGAATAATCGCAAATAACGTATCTAGTATTGGAATAGCTAAGATAATAATTGGCACCATTAATGAAAATATAGCTACATTTTTA
This window harbors:
- a CDS encoding CDP-glycerol glycerophosphotransferase family protein produces the protein MATFGDNIFYTMEAMTKLSNEEMVILKTASCKYRFNGLNTTVIPFTLRHPIAYIQSIYHLATATTILVDTYYGFLAASNFRQDVTCIQLWHAGGAIKQFGLLDPSNKVRSQKAIKRFKQVYSKFDYTVVGSEMMAKTFKESFGLTDNRILRTGIPRSDVLFDYSMKEHVYNEMVEKHPSIKDKKIILYAPTFRSNQLSNYQSQLNIDKLYRELSDEYVLFIKPHPAITYKISEQYEGFVYDVSDFYDTNQLLLIVDLLITDYSSIPFEFALLQKPMVFFAYDMEEYRIKSGLISDYEHQVPGPVVFSTEAIILAIKNNKFDYKRIQEFANTWNEYSKGNSSIHLAKYITRTEETKKEKVII
- a CDS encoding SH3 domain-containing protein, whose product is MRKLSVLLIVALILWSFISPQHFAGATSEVEVQDSSQVPDKQEVNIQSDDKANEDTLIESEDAKKDEIDSVEESVRESKSQAEEIHEENEVTVNKEELQNGKTIDKEEPQKNNIETESVSNKLNLSLVNKSKTSRLGHIRHENVKIYPNADNAEAFRAGSTYTNAVYYIKLQAKVNNEIYYLISKQPSSIKGVVGWVKASDLSTHNHTGVDRKAKTLYFKGTGSAYDTAWGGSKNLVYKDMSPYAGMQFKVDLTEKVGNNTWYRGQLNGKTIWLHSSYLRSEITISKLGHIRSSKVKIYNDNFSSSKQAGSTYTNAVYYIKAQTTYQGNTYYLISKQPSSTKGVVGWVKASDLSTHNHTGVDRKAKTLYFKGTGSAYDTAWGGSKNLVYKDMSPYAGMQFKVDLTEKVGNNIWYRGQLNGKTVWLHKSFIAADSIYYSRYNLTLEEAVKMQMALSTPPQTDKPYAYVSAKYINNKNEVTADVLNVRTGPATSKKVVGKLTRGTKVKVLSKIGDWYQIEFQGAGWVDASKNDVLYYLNPNNFINDTILRFQFLDLSKTSNASVTLLNNYLKGKGILEGKGQAFIDASRTHGISDIYLLSHALLETGNGRSDLANGIEVGKNKNGNLVLVTSKNRKELTQIKTTYNMYGYGAVDGDALKGGAFTAYREGWFTPEKAIIGGAKFIGNSYVKSGQNTLYKMRWNPSAMVAGKPSHQYATDVGWAVKQVYTMYNLYKDLGIINVRLDVPSYSSK
- a CDS encoding WecB/TagA/CpsF family glycosyltransferase: MKFVTIMNVPFLNTNQRSFVLLLQERIEKKQKTFVITANPEIVMRANKSRELMQHIQLATFVVADGIGIVKAAKILKQPLPERVTGYDTMIQLLKIANKNSYKIFLIGAKQKTLKKAIEKINTDYPNIKIVGSQDGYFNWEDNDISERIMQLQPDITFVALGSPKQEKWIANNISYFKHGIFIGVGGSFDVISGTVKRAPVLFQKLNLEWLYRLIKQPSRWKRMLVLPQFAIKIFKQKLKGKTS
- the tagD gene encoding glycerol-3-phosphate cytidylyltransferase encodes the protein MKKVITYGTFDLLHIGHINLLRRAKEYGDYLVVAISADEFNALKGKKAYYTFEQRKAILEAIRYVDEVIPEYTWEQKIEDVKKHDIDVFVMGDDWTGKFDFLKEYCEVIYLPRTVGISTTKIKTDLNMAKNG